A DNA window from Malus domestica chromosome 12, GDT2T_hap1 contains the following coding sequences:
- the LOC139189921 gene encoding uncharacterized protein: MSEDNLLISEAESSLVPSSMNVHEMDVNPNQRLSSIVLNEFNFLPWSRAVSLALGGRSKLGFRNGSIEVPDDSSPNYESWLSKDQLVMLWLLNSMERKLAEIFSYLESSYQLWEAVKEIYGSQNNAARVFQLKKDISDL; encoded by the coding sequence ATGTCTGAAGACAATCTGTTGATATCTGAAGCTGAAAGCTCACTGGTGCCTTCCTCCATGAACGTGCATGAGATGGACGTTAACCCAAATCAAAGATTAAGCTCAATCGTATTGAATGAGTTTAATTTCTTGCCTTGGTCGAGAGCTGTGTCATTGGCGCTAGGTGGAAGGTCCAAGCTGGGGTTCAGAAATGGAAGCATCGAAGTACCTGATGATTCCTCACCAAACTATGAATCCTGGCTTAGCAAGGATCAGCTGGTTATGTTATGGCTCTTGAATTCCATGGAACGTAAATTAGCTGAAATATTCAGCTACTTAGAATCCTCGTACCAGCTATGGGAAGCGGTCAAGGAAATATATGGCAGCCAAAACAATGCTGCACGGGTCTTCCAATTAAAGAAGGACATCTCCGATCTGTAG